The Apium graveolens cultivar Ventura chromosome 6, ASM990537v1, whole genome shotgun sequence genome contains a region encoding:
- the LOC141666493 gene encoding coilin-like → MESVRVRLVFEDKSCLNKLQRSLGLYKSWVLVNSHQFPTFSELAEHLVAIFELAQSCPHGILLCMDDFVLPPFESTSFLNDKDIISVKRKGGASNGILKTRNAADASEDFENVEEQPLDGGVPPNKKEAGGCEIESDEDAEPSENLTPVNALQKERKASTELQSSKQKKPRTVVPNGIGKDNHTKIGDDQGHISCKKQKASDTKCKQIIDPTQQCAEKSSSPSKSTSDENSDQLQENDKKTKDMSNVTDTRKVPSRSARRKKAKRQWLRATANIGKRKIVCKSKLPLKRKQRQTDSKNEEVIDQSKVLLYLKQSEQEEPEYKIDEEKPDEKGDGEEEFVPIVIRPGHIRFEPLEEGEVVQEKQSSVATHQWDGITSKRKGQKWGTEKISSADMNEHQYFDHDQPNISSTAEVELPVHDPIDFDQLHPLTTLPKEGDVIAYRILELSSTWTPEVSSFRVGNVLWYKPDSKEVMLMPVPEYPVIPEKLNEDASESQPNNSVYNEDGSLQIDFSSLIDVRIVKHGNSDSSKPVVDYNNGDSLKANTDKVGNSALTNTVGVSNSPKAGNGEVNLLDHFSEVLNAKKAQLYEENSWIKGSPVKGSWSYRALRGSALGPVMALLRSNNDI, encoded by the exons ATGGAGAGTGTGAGAGTTCGATTGGTGTTTGAAGATAAAAGTTGTTTAAACAAGTTACAGAGATCTTTGGGGTTGTATAAAAGCTGGGTTCTTGTTAATTCACATCAATTTCCAACATTCTCTGAGTTGGCTGAGCATTTAGTTGCCATTTTTGAGCTTGCCCAGTCTTGCCCTCATGGCATCCTGCTTTGC ATGGATGACTTTGTACTTCCGCCGTTTGAGTCTACATCTTTTTTGAACGATAAAGATATTATCAG TGTGAAAAGAAAAGGAGGTGCATCGAATGGAATACTCAAGACACGTAATGCAGCTGATGCCTCGGAGGATTTTGAAAATGTGGAGGAGCAACCTTTAGATGGTGGTGTACCACCTAATAAAAAGGAAGCAGGTGGCTGTGAAATTGAATCTGACGAGGATGCAGAGCCTTCAGAAAATTTGACACCCGTAAATGCACTGCAGAAGGAAAGAAAAGCGTCCACAGAACTTCAGAGCTCAAA GCAGAAGAAACCCCGAACGGTAGTTCCTAATGGTATAGGGAAGGATAATCATACTAAAATCGGTGATGATCAGGGTCATATCTCTTGCAAGAAGCAGAAAGCGTCTGATACAAAGTGCAAGCAGATAATTGATCCTACGCAACAATGTGCTGAAAAAAGTAGTAGCCCTTCTAAATCAACATCAGATGAAAATAG TGACCAGCTTCAAGAGAATGATAAAAAGACCAAAGATATGTCCAATGTAACTGATACTAGAAAG GTCCCTAGTAGAAGTGCTCGGCGAAAAAAGGCTAAGAGGCAATGGTTGCGGGCTACGGCTAACATTGGAAAAAGGAAGATAGTTTGCAAATCTAAATTACCT CTAAAGCGGAAGCAGAGACAAACTGACTCTAAGAATGAAGAAGTCATTGACCAGTCAAAAGTACTT CTATACTTAAAGCAGTCAGAACAAGAGGAACCTGAATATAAAATAGATGAGGAAAAGCCCGATGAGAAGGGTGATGGAGAAGAAGAGTTTGTCCCTATTGTCATAAGGCCAGGGCACATTCGCTTTGAGCCTCTGGAAGAAG GAGAAGTTGTCCAAGAAAAACAATCATCTGTG GCAACACACCAGTGGGATGGAATTACCAGCAAAAGAAAAGGGCAGAAATGGGGTACAGAGAAAATTTCGTCGGCTGACATGAATGAGCACCAATACTTCGATCATGATCAGCCTAATATATCATCGACTGCTGAAGTAGAGCTTCCTGTGCATGATCCCATTGACTTTGATCAGCTTCACCCACTTACAACCCTTCCAAAG GAGGGTGATGTTATTGCATATCGTATACTTGAATTATCATCAACATGGACCCCTGAAGTTTCCTCTTTTCGG GTCGGAAATGTGTTATGGTACAAGCCTGATTCCAAAGAAGTCATGCTGATGCCAGTTCCAGAATATCCTGTTATTCCTGAGAAGTTAAATGAGGATGCATCTGAATCTCAGCCAAACAACTCCGTATACAATGAAGATGGATCATTACAG ATAGATTTTTCTTCGCTTATTGATGTACGTATTGTAAAGCACGGTAACAGCGATTCTTCAAAACCAGTTGTTGATTACAATAATGGCGATTCTTTAAAAGCGAATACTGATAAAGTTGGCAATAGTGCTCTTACCAATACAGTGGGAGTATCAAATTCACCCAAAGCAG GTAATGGAGAAGTAAATCTGCTTGATCACTTCAGCGAGGTTCTGAATGCTAAAAAGGCACAATTATACGAGGAAAATAGCTGGATAAAGGGAAGTCCTGTCAAGGGTTCATGGTCATATAGAGCCTTGAGAGGCAGTGCACTTGGTCCAGTAATGGCTCTTCTTCGTTCAAATAACGACATATGA